From a region of the Dunckerocampus dactyliophorus isolate RoL2022-P2 chromosome 20, RoL_Ddac_1.1, whole genome shotgun sequence genome:
- the hycc1 gene encoding hyccin isoform X4: protein MLAMDQGVVEEWLSEYKTLPDSAVSAYATSLKDKGALVPALYKVIRENYSELLEPVCHQLFEFYRSGEPHLQRFTLQFLPELLWSLLSVSAARDPHTSGCIEALLLGIYNLEIVDKDGQSKVLSFTVPSLSKPSVYHEPSAIGSMALTEGALANHGLSRVVYSGPHLQRENFTAQNRFDVLTFLLLCYNAALSYMSATSLQSLCQLSSRVCICGYPRQQMRRYKGISTRMTVTSDFLVQLLTGIHYALCNGEAELGSKALDDVLYRAQLELFPEALLVGNAIKSSLRGAALKSNTKEGARSIQVEITPTASRISRNAVTSLSIRGHRWKRHAESQEVSVDNEAVPGGVAVPEISVTGVSSERMPNGDSLRPRSIQPDGETLGGATDAGQDPRGHDFGTRGQETQWIWVPRMS from the exons ATGTTGGCTATGGACCAAGGAGTGGTGGAGGAATGGCTTTCAGAATATAAG ACCCTGCCGGACAGTGCCGTGTCAGCCTATGCCACATCGCTAAAAGACAAAGGTGCCCTCGTACCCGCACTCTACAAGGTCATCCGAGAGAACTACAGTGAA CTGTTGGAGCCAGTTTGTCACCAGTTGTTTGAGTTTTACCGGAGTGGTGAGCCGCATCTGCAACGTTTCACTCTCCAGTTCCTGCCAGAACTCCTATGGAGCCTTCTCTCTGTGAGCGCAGCCAGGGACCCACACACCTCTGGCTGTATTGAGGCCCTGCTGCTGGGCATTTACAACCTG GAAATAGTTGATAAGGATGGACAGAGTAAAGTGTTGTCCTTCACTGTCCCTTCCCTTTCCAAACCTTCAGTGTATCACGAG CCATCTGCCATCGGCTCCATGGCCCTGACAGAAGGGGCCCTCGCCAATCACGGGCTGAGCAGGGTGGTGTATAGCGGGCCACATCTCCAGAGGGAAAACTTCACCGCACAGAACAG ATTTGATGTGCTGACCTTCCTGTTGCTGTGCTACAATGCTGCTCTCAGCTACATGAGCGCCACTTCCCTCCAGTCCCTCTGCCAGCTCAGCTCTAG AGTGTGTATATGTGGTTACCCACGGCAACAGATGCGGCGCTATAAAGGTATTAGTACACGGATGACGGTCACATCAGATTTCTTGGTTCAACTCCTCACAGGGATACACTATGCATT GTGTAATGGGGAAGCGGAACTGGGATCCAAAGCCTTGGACGATGTTCTGTATCGGGCCCAGCTTGAGTTGTTCCCCGAAGCACTGTTG GTGGGTAATGCCATCAAGTCGTCGCTGCGGGGCGCAGCACTGAAGAGCAACACAAAGGAGGGCGCACGTAGTATCCAGGTGGAGATAACGCCCACCGCCTCCAGGATCTCTCGAAATGCTGTCACTTCCCTCTCTATAAGGGGGCACCGCTGGAAAAGACATG CAGAGTCCCAGGAGGTGAGTGTAGACAATGAGGCCGTGCCAGGGGGTGTGGCCGTCCCCGAGATCAGTGTGACAGGCGTGAGCAGTGAGCGAATGCCCAATGGAGACTCCCTGCGGCCACGCTCTATCCAGCCTGATGGCGAAACTTTGGGAGGTGCTACAGATGCCGGCCAGGACCCCCGAGGTCATGACTTCGGCACGCGGGGGCAGGAG
- the hycc1 gene encoding hyccin isoform X3, with amino-acid sequence MLAMDQGVVEEWLSEYKTLPDSAVSAYATSLKDKGALVPALYKVIRENYSELLEPVCHQLFEFYRSGEPHLQRFTLQFLPELLWSLLSVSAARDPHTSGCIEALLLGIYNLEIVDKDGQSKVLSFTVPSLSKPSVYHEPSAIGSMALTEGALANHGLSRVVYSGPHLQRENFTAQNRFDVLTFLLLCYNAALSYMSATSLQSLCQLSSRVCICGYPRQQMRRYKGISTRMTVTSDFLVQLLTGIHYALCNGEAELGSKALDDVLYRAQLELFPEALLVGNAIKSSLRGAALKSNTKEGARSIQVEITPTASRISRNAVTSLSIRGHRWKRHESQEVSVDNEAVPGGVAVPEISVTGVSSERMPNGDSLRPRSIQPDGETLGGATDAGQDPRGHDFGTRGQEVRRQKSVRRMMENESSGSASIGRSQY; translated from the exons ATGTTGGCTATGGACCAAGGAGTGGTGGAGGAATGGCTTTCAGAATATAAG ACCCTGCCGGACAGTGCCGTGTCAGCCTATGCCACATCGCTAAAAGACAAAGGTGCCCTCGTACCCGCACTCTACAAGGTCATCCGAGAGAACTACAGTGAA CTGTTGGAGCCAGTTTGTCACCAGTTGTTTGAGTTTTACCGGAGTGGTGAGCCGCATCTGCAACGTTTCACTCTCCAGTTCCTGCCAGAACTCCTATGGAGCCTTCTCTCTGTGAGCGCAGCCAGGGACCCACACACCTCTGGCTGTATTGAGGCCCTGCTGCTGGGCATTTACAACCTG GAAATAGTTGATAAGGATGGACAGAGTAAAGTGTTGTCCTTCACTGTCCCTTCCCTTTCCAAACCTTCAGTGTATCACGAG CCATCTGCCATCGGCTCCATGGCCCTGACAGAAGGGGCCCTCGCCAATCACGGGCTGAGCAGGGTGGTGTATAGCGGGCCACATCTCCAGAGGGAAAACTTCACCGCACAGAACAG ATTTGATGTGCTGACCTTCCTGTTGCTGTGCTACAATGCTGCTCTCAGCTACATGAGCGCCACTTCCCTCCAGTCCCTCTGCCAGCTCAGCTCTAG AGTGTGTATATGTGGTTACCCACGGCAACAGATGCGGCGCTATAAAGGTATTAGTACACGGATGACGGTCACATCAGATTTCTTGGTTCAACTCCTCACAGGGATACACTATGCATT GTGTAATGGGGAAGCGGAACTGGGATCCAAAGCCTTGGACGATGTTCTGTATCGGGCCCAGCTTGAGTTGTTCCCCGAAGCACTGTTG GTGGGTAATGCCATCAAGTCGTCGCTGCGGGGCGCAGCACTGAAGAGCAACACAAAGGAGGGCGCACGTAGTATCCAGGTGGAGATAACGCCCACCGCCTCCAGGATCTCTCGAAATGCTGTCACTTCCCTCTCTATAAGGGGGCACCGCTGGAAAAGACATG AGTCCCAGGAGGTGAGTGTAGACAATGAGGCCGTGCCAGGGGGTGTGGCCGTCCCCGAGATCAGTGTGACAGGCGTGAGCAGTGAGCGAATGCCCAATGGAGACTCCCTGCGGCCACGCTCTATCCAGCCTGATGGCGAAACTTTGGGAGGTGCTACAGATGCCGGCCAGGACCCCCGAGGTCATGACTTCGGCACGCGGGGGCAGGAGGTCAGGAGGCAGAAGTCTGTGAGGCGAATGATGGAAAATGAGAGTTCTGGGTCAGCCTCCATAGGGAGGAGCCAGTACTAA
- the hycc1 gene encoding hyccin isoform X2, protein MLAMDQGVVEEWLSEYKTLPDSAVSAYATSLKDKGALVPALYKVIRENYSELLEPVCHQLFEFYRSGEPHLQRFTLQFLPELLWSLLSVSAARDPHTSGCIEALLLGIYNLEIVDKDGQSKVLSFTVPSLSKPSVYHEPSAIGSMALTEGALANHGLSRVVYSGPHLQRENFTAQNRFDVLTFLLLCYNAALSYMSATSLQSLCQLSSRVCICGYPRQQMRRYKGISTRMTVTSDFLVQLLTGIHYALCNGEAELGSKALDDVLYRAQLELFPEALLVGNAIKSSLRGAALKSNTKEGARSIQVEITPTASRISRNAVTSLSIRGHRWKRHAESQEVSVDNEAVPGGVAVPEISVTGVSSERMPNGDSLRPRSIQPDGETLGGATDAGQDPRGHDFGTRGQEVRRQKSVRRMMENESSGSASIGRSQY, encoded by the exons ATGTTGGCTATGGACCAAGGAGTGGTGGAGGAATGGCTTTCAGAATATAAG ACCCTGCCGGACAGTGCCGTGTCAGCCTATGCCACATCGCTAAAAGACAAAGGTGCCCTCGTACCCGCACTCTACAAGGTCATCCGAGAGAACTACAGTGAA CTGTTGGAGCCAGTTTGTCACCAGTTGTTTGAGTTTTACCGGAGTGGTGAGCCGCATCTGCAACGTTTCACTCTCCAGTTCCTGCCAGAACTCCTATGGAGCCTTCTCTCTGTGAGCGCAGCCAGGGACCCACACACCTCTGGCTGTATTGAGGCCCTGCTGCTGGGCATTTACAACCTG GAAATAGTTGATAAGGATGGACAGAGTAAAGTGTTGTCCTTCACTGTCCCTTCCCTTTCCAAACCTTCAGTGTATCACGAG CCATCTGCCATCGGCTCCATGGCCCTGACAGAAGGGGCCCTCGCCAATCACGGGCTGAGCAGGGTGGTGTATAGCGGGCCACATCTCCAGAGGGAAAACTTCACCGCACAGAACAG ATTTGATGTGCTGACCTTCCTGTTGCTGTGCTACAATGCTGCTCTCAGCTACATGAGCGCCACTTCCCTCCAGTCCCTCTGCCAGCTCAGCTCTAG AGTGTGTATATGTGGTTACCCACGGCAACAGATGCGGCGCTATAAAGGTATTAGTACACGGATGACGGTCACATCAGATTTCTTGGTTCAACTCCTCACAGGGATACACTATGCATT GTGTAATGGGGAAGCGGAACTGGGATCCAAAGCCTTGGACGATGTTCTGTATCGGGCCCAGCTTGAGTTGTTCCCCGAAGCACTGTTG GTGGGTAATGCCATCAAGTCGTCGCTGCGGGGCGCAGCACTGAAGAGCAACACAAAGGAGGGCGCACGTAGTATCCAGGTGGAGATAACGCCCACCGCCTCCAGGATCTCTCGAAATGCTGTCACTTCCCTCTCTATAAGGGGGCACCGCTGGAAAAGACATG CAGAGTCCCAGGAGGTGAGTGTAGACAATGAGGCCGTGCCAGGGGGTGTGGCCGTCCCCGAGATCAGTGTGACAGGCGTGAGCAGTGAGCGAATGCCCAATGGAGACTCCCTGCGGCCACGCTCTATCCAGCCTGATGGCGAAACTTTGGGAGGTGCTACAGATGCCGGCCAGGACCCCCGAGGTCATGACTTCGGCACGCGGGGGCAGGAGGTCAGGAGGCAGAAGTCTGTGAGGCGAATGATGGAAAATGAGAGTTCTGGGTCAGCCTCCATAGGGAGGAGCCAGTACTAA